CGATTTACCATAAGCTGCTGTGTTTTCTTACCCTCTTTTTTTGTGCAGTATGACTCCACCCTGTGTGCAAGGTGCTATGTTCGGGGCAACTTCAGGGTTGGTCTAAGCAATGCTGATTTCAGGCGGGTAGAGATCACTGATGAAGCCAAGGCAGATTGGTCAGAAAAAGAGACATTGCTGCTTCTGGAAGCCATTATGCATTATGGTGATGACTGGAAGAAGGTTGCACAGCATGTTGGTGGTAGAACCGACAAGGATTGTGTGGCTCATTTCGTTAAGCTTCCTTTTGGGGAGGAATATCTTGGACATCCATTATCTAACGACGATGAATCTGgatttgaaactaataaaaGGATGTGCCTCACGCCTCTGGCTGATGCAAGCAACCCAATCATGGCTCAGGTATGTCTTTTTCTCTGTTTAACTCGGAACATCAAATAACATGGACTAGGAAATTGCTAAGCTAATATTTGGGCACAAAAGCACCTAATGCTTGTACTTGCATCATCTTCATCACGAGTTCCTGCTTGGCTCTGCTTAACTTGCTTTTTACACTGGTGCCACAAAGGTCTAGGAAATATGAAGTACCTGCATAAACTCAGTCATCATTCAATCTGATATGCATTGCATGCCAGTGTGGTTTTCTTATCTTGTATTGGTCTATGAAGTGCTTTCCGAGTAATGGATTTGGATCATTTACAATTAGTTGCTGCTGTTCAACAATTTGTTTCTGTCGGCAATATTTATCCCATGATTCCATTTGAGGGGAAAGGGGTGCTTAGTACTTTTAGTTGCATGCAAGATCAAATAGGTTATAAGCATTGACTTTATAcactaaatatattttaattttgttcagAAACATCAATTATTGGATGATGATGTAGTTTTGTTTTAGTAAACAATTTGTTTTTACTTGCTACCTCCTTTTTTCAGGCTGCCTTTTTGTCAGCTTTGGCTGGTGTAGAGATTGCAGAAGCAGCTGCCCAAGCAGCTGTTTCCGTTCTATCTCAGGTCGACGACATCACAGCTAGCAGAGTGGGGAGTGGGTCTCTTGAAAGAAACTCGAAACAAGGTTTAAATCTCTTCTGGTTTTACCCTAACATCCAAGCATTGCAGCATTTACTTATTTAGTCGTACTGTTTCCACATTGGTATTAATTGCAGTCTACCCATATCATTGCAACAAATGATGTAACTCTGTATTAAGCTTCCTTGTAGTCTTGCCATTTTCACATTTGATATGCTAAGAAGAGGTGGCTCCAAATAGTTTACATTTTAACATCTTCCTCAAGAACCAACCAAACCCGAAAGAAGTAAagttagataaataaataagaaagatCATCTAGTATTGTTATCTGCACATAGTCTCTTATCAGACTTGTTGGGATTTTGTTGGTGAGATTATTTCCTTCTGTCACAGAAACTGAAATTTCATCTAATGGTGACACCAACCAAAATGCATTGGAAAGAGCAGCATATGCAGATGCAAATTCACTACTTGACAAGGAAGAACAAGATATTGAAAGGGCAATTACTGGGATTACAGAAGTGCAGGTATGTATAAGATTTTCAAGATGAGTGTCTAGGATGTTAGATGTCATATGGTTATTTACTGTATATCTTGAGGTGTGCAGATGAAAGAGATACAAGACAAGTTTCTTCGTTTTGAGGAGATGGATTTGCAGACTGAGAAAGAGAGGCAACAACTGGAGAGCATGAAGAATCTACTTTTTATTGACCAGCTCAATCTTTCATTTCGTAGAAACTATACATGAAATACTGAACAAGTGGTGAAGaacaattgttttctttttcttctgtaTTCTGCCTCTGCAGATGGTTATGGCCAAAGGagaaaatttcttgaattgcAGGTAAATTGCGTTACAATCTTTCTGAAGTATGTGGGCAAAAAAGTGAATCGTAGTTAGTATATAACCAAAGCTGGAAAAACCTGGTCCAACGTTATACGACATATGCTATGTGCTCTCtctattataaatgaaaaattgaaaaccataaCATCAGGAGCCGGAGACTGTAATTCAGGTCTTGAGCAAACAACACATGcaattttggttaaatggtaaataacgTGAATTCCTCTGATAATTGCTTGGGATGGCACATTAGACTATACAACTTAGATTACTTTTTGCAAAATAATCAAACTTCAATTTACTATACAAAAAATtcttttgcaaatatatataatagtttgattattttttatttacataaaaaaaactaagtacTTTAGGAaagaattttgaaagtttactaaataatatgtaagaatcataaattaaagtttattttttcaattcaaaattaatttgaaaaaataaaaaaaaattaataaaagaagtCTAATCTCAATTGAAAGGAATGGAACTCAACCTGACTGTTACATCAGCTGATTTACCAATGAAATTGTgaagtttatatataatagGGTCCAATTGGATTGAACGGATTTTATTGTCGTTGGATTCTTGTATATTCGTCATTCGGGACAGATCAGACCTGTAAAAATaacctctttcttttttcccttttaacttattttggggttcatttttccctttaaaaataaaagataatctCTTCCCTTTTTCCTGGTTACTTTTTTGGTTGGTTGCAAAGAAGTTACTGCATGGTAACGCCTTAGTTGGAAAAGTCAGAATTTTCTAAATTAGTGGGTCAAGTTAAGCTCACAGGGCCCATGACTCCTTTGATTAGTGGGCCCTACAAGAGCCCGGCGtggtttttgtttgtttttgcgTTGAGACGTTACGAAAAAAGGTGCTCAATAATCAGAGCTAGGGAGACCCCCTGACAACAACAGTATGTAAGAAAACAacgaaaatcaaaataattgataaaagTAGCCCTAAAACCTACACACCTGCTACTAGCAGCTGAAGTTGATAGgtaatctttcttttttcatacaTATATCGAATCATTTTGTTTTGTCCGATTTGATCCAAATAGTTGAAATTCAATTGAATATACAAAATTAACCACCCAAACTTGTAGCGCTCGCATCGCATGTATCTTCATTAATGCTGATGTTGTTATCTTTTACTACACAGTTGAGAGACAGCGGCAGCTTACGACACCCCTTTAAATTTATCTCATCATCATATGCCTGCACGTGCCAGTGCATCGCCGACATTTCTTTTACCTTTCAAGAGACCCGTTAATTATATGCACCCCCGCCCCATCGGGCAGTAAGTCAGTGAGCAGCTCATTCATTacttatttaattcatttgccAATATTACTTTTCCACCAACGGTGAGTTTGATTTTTGGgagtttcaaaaattaaataaaattttctgacCAAATAAATGTTGGTATTTAAACAGAATAGTGATGATTAAAGTTGTAAATGAATAAAGCGTTTGACgtattatttgtaaattgtttatataatgttcacttatgtttattttttaagttaaataaacgaagatatattcttttttttaataaacgagTTTAAATAAAAgtgtgtttgattcatttatatttgcgaatatatttatttataaacttataacacccttaacccgaaTTCGTTGCTgtaacagggttacggagcattactggagtttacaaattaattttcagacatttcatttcatctagtattgtcccttaaacgagTCCTCAAGACCCAAATTTACGCATTAGAAACACATAGGGACTAAGtagaaaactcaaaaatatttttgaaaatatttaaagtttccaacactgcaggggtcacacggccgtgtttcAGCCCGTGCCCGTGCCCATGTGagtatactgacttgggtcacacggccaagtcacacgcccgtgtgctaggccatgtgagcatTCTGTCTTGTGCAATTTTAatatacaggggacacacgaccgtgtgtcacacacggttgagacacacgcccgcgtctctgcccgtgtggatgaaaatagaccattttacaagccatatttccACCCAATTTTGTGTCTATCTACAATCAACATTACAcacatcaacaagccataactagacatttaaaacaaaccaaaataagTGGCTAAACTCAACACACTACATATAAGCcatcattaaacaaaatacttatacatgccattataaccaaaatcaaaacattcaaaaataccgatagaaccgatggatagtatgatatatctccgacaaacttccaacccaatcgagcttccgataatttgaaaagtaggagaaaacaaatacataagcaatgaatgcttagtaagctcatataaactttaatcataatacttccttttcaaatatgaaatttatacttatcaagaataatataatattgCTACCACAATACTCATGAAGTTATACTTAACAACTCACTaagtgaataaatatataatatcacttatacataatattcctagcatagtaggattttaaacaactttaactcttccaaattttctttattttcatttgcgtttctttactttccacgcttaatccatatgcataacacaccagtcataagcatatcattcaaccatagatacaagttagtgcatttaaacattgaccttttttgaattaatcacacgataactcattttataagaaattgcataacttaaaacttaccactctttcataagcacagtatattttcatttgagcacttacccTTTCAACGCATCatataataaacatattaccatttaacTAGTAACCTGGCACTTGTCTAAGCGTCAACAATAACACTTGTTAGCAtatttgaacatatttcatataaattcaacattgataaacttattttatcaacatatcacacttgagtttattactgatcacaacttacataattttcatgtatcaacatatcaatatattgatctatatacatatcatgacacatatcattctcttattgtttcttcatatacatatatcatccaaaAACAACTCCTGTTATTATACCATTCGAAGAgcgacttacggatatgagtacattgttttcagaagcccgaaggttgaacagaagctcatgagagctaaacaaaaagtaaacacgaaagttcgcaacaaataTTGAACCTCGGTATAATTGGGTAATTTgtcgtcaattcatcctttacatTCGTAGTGCcttaacccagttatggtcttatcatcagaatgccatagcccaactatggtcttgcatataaacactgccatggtccaaccatggtcttacgttcacagtgtcataacccagttatggtcttatcccTCAATTCATCTTTTGCCACATAATGATTGTACTTAATCTCACGTTCCACTTGTTTtgaacatttaattcaatttcataatttaacaataactTTGTTTTCAGTAatagatatgaataaatacataataccagtaatcaatttaataaataaacattaaagtttaaccatacaaacttacctgaattgaattgtaataattgCGTAGTTCGGGGCTATTTcgctatttttctttttcacagtATCTAcgaaatcttgatctaaaatatataattactcattcattaacatatatttcagttccaattcatttcactatttataaccttcaattttatcaaatttacataattacccaacttttacaatttagtccattaactaattaatctatTAAATCAACTAAGTTtcctcaattaaaaatttatccaaatattctagGCCATCAAACAGCCAttgataaaacataaatttaataaaaaccctaatattttaaccattttcacaatttgatcttaacatcaatatttaacaaaatcactttataatatcatcatacaacaaaattaaagctctaaccccacttgatattaataatttattttaatatattaatttagacaaaaaattcatttcatgcaatttagttattttgacattttacaaaattacccttaaaattttacttttattcaatttaatccttgagcctaaaacatgcaaattatccatttttaatgaaaacccatgctagttgaatattcatatattttccaacttctcctctccattccacatccttaatgtatataacatgcttatatgtaatattatctataattctactatttacttatgttcatatcaaagttgtccacttaagtcatagtcaataaattatttatatcttgagctacagaattctaaattaagattcccttaatgtttttgaaactagactcaaatacctttctaccataaaatttttaaaatttatagtttagccaataagtacaaaaaatcttcaaatttatccatattCTGTTGTTTGACAGCTTTGACATTtgcttactaaaaattaattatctcttagtacggggtttggatgatgtttccgtttgtttctcttaaaatagactcatcaagaatttaaacatataaatttaaaccactaattatttttttacaatttttaatgattttccaaagtcagaacaggggaacccgaaatcaatttgaccctgtctcacaaaaattcatatatctcataatatgaaattcttttgcttacaccgtttcttccatgtaaaattagactcaataggatttaatttaatactttaattaacctataattcaatttctaaaattttgatgaatttttaaagtCAAATTACTGTTGCTGcccaaaattgttttagtgtaaaatgttgataatcaaatttataacaccctcctttcctttctctacaatatttcccatcacttcctcttatttccttcactaacatatcaataacatagaaccttatataataaaaatctactttaacatcattttcatactttttcaataatatcaaactcaaaaatatattgaaattttgatgttcttaccttgttctattgatttcaatcattaacttgattttctctctcgtctagcttctatttcttaaatctaacttgatattctagctccccattgtctcattattatttttctctcttggtagctatgaaaattcttttaatttctcaatgaaaatagtgaatttttggtaaaataaccaaattgtaaagaaagaaaattttctttcttctcttctcttctcacGTGAGTGCAttgaaagatgatgaaaattcttcatctttttttatactaattaaaataataataaaatatctcattaaaataataataaaataatatttatctaattaaataattataaaatatcataaaatatctctaatatcatcattgccttctacagttctctctctttctaattgaccatttcaccctttatgatattttaaaatttcatctttaagtcatcacttaatttggtaaaattatgatttagtctctcataattcttcacctattcaatttggtccattttccttagtttctaaatcattccacccttaaaatatttgcactattggtctttcaatttttcatatttacactttatccctcaaattttaagtatttactcttgggcaacaaaacttttctcacttttacgatttaatcctttcttgaattaatatgtcataactcaaaattttcctttttgtcactttatttcctcattttacaatatataaatgatactatcttactttcttactgtaatAATTTTCAAGGTATTAcaaaactatttatttaaagataatattttgttaaaataatattttcctctattcctatatttaaatttaattaatttaattaatttttttgtttgtttgtttggtttatttttcgACAACATGTtcattaagaatattaaatgaatctagcataatatatcaaataattatttaaacatattcTAAATTCTCATAGTCTCCTAGAAACTGGAATTGGATTCTTCAGGCTTCGTCTCATCTAACTACGTCCAAGTGCCCCGACCAAATATACGACAGACAGATCACGAATAAGGGACGGACCGACCATCGGCATTAATTGGCAAATTAAAAGGACTTTCACGTTACAACGATAAATAAGAAAGGTATTCTGGTGGGTGTGTTCTAGACCTGACAGCCTTGTTGTGCAGCAGCTAAACTAATACTGTTCATATTTTGTTTgcagtaaataaataattaagccctgataatgatgatgatatgaTGATCTCACTGTTATCAATCTGAGAACCTGAACCTCAATATGAAGCcatctctcttttctctctccaATATGCTCATATACGCACGCATAAATCCCTGCCATCTGCAACCAACTATGCATTTGCATTTATTACCCCTCTCCTCCTCTCCAATGACTAACTAACATGAATCcctattagattttttttaagcCTCAACTTCAATTTCTCTTGTCTTTCCGAGAAACCACTTCTAAGTTTTTCCCCGTTTTGGAAGGCCTTTCAGGTGCGCTGTAGCAGCTGCATCCCCCCGACCCTTAAACCATTTTAAGATCAACCCTTCTCAAAAATAACTTCTCTCCTTCATTTTAAGTGTTTCTCTTCATATATATTTAGTTTGCATGTTACTTACCCTCGTTGTCCTATCCATTCCATTCATCCCCAATCACAACGATCCTTCATTTGTTGCACAATCacaaacttttctcactttccGTCTCTTGTTTTCTCATTGCAAGACATACAAGTTGGATAGCTGTGCTGGAAGATGTTAGCAGTTGAAGAAATTCTGAGTGAACTTGCCGAGGAGGAAGTAAATGGGCATGGGTTGCCGCCGGGGTTTCGGTTTCACCCCACTGACGAGGAACTGGTAACCTTTTATTTGGCTTCCAAGGTATTTCATGGAAGCTTCTGTGGAGTGGAGATTGCTGAGGTTGACCTTAACAGATGCGAACCTTGGGAGCTTCcaggtatatatatgttttgctTATCGACAAAGCCAAAATTAATAGCGTGATTATATGATATTACCCGGAATATTCTCTATCCGCCATACATCATTGCATCTTTTTTAGCATCTTACTGGATGCTTCTATAGATTCCTCAGATGAGTTCCGTTTCTTTCTTCTCAGCTGAGCCTGAGAAGATGCTCTTTTCCATGTCccttgtatttttctttttggataagCTTAAAATGCCGGTTTCCTTTTTAGTGGAGTCTAGTTAAGACAATGTAGACTAGTTAAGCTGTAGTTGTGTCTTCATAATCCTGTCGCATCTTGGTTTTGTTCTTCTATGAAGAAGCATAGTTTTGTGTTGGCTAGCGAGCGCCGagatatttaatattaaaataggcCTAGAGCATTTCGTAAGGAGGAAGTTGCAGTACATAAATGTTTAGTAAGTATGTTTCCAGGAAATCCTTCAGCACACTCTAAACGGAAGAGCCCTTGCTAAGAGCACGGGTCTTGTAAACTGTTAACATGTCCACCAAAATTCGGAGACATGTTGGGTTTAAcgccatatatatatttatttaaaggaTTGGAACATTGTCTGATTGTCATGCAATATATACCATTAGTATTCTGACTCAATTCATAAATTTAGTGCACTTGAGAGAcggaaaaattaaaggattattgatgaatatatatacgcatattaaatataaatataaagtcTTGTCCATCTTTAGTTGAAGCTAGTAAATATGTGTAGTAGCAATTAATTTGATGTGAACGGTGATCAGATGTTGCGAAAATGGGGGAGAGGGAGTGGTACTTCTTCAGCTTGAGGGACAGGAAATACCCAAGCGGGCTGAGAACAAACAGAGCCACTGGAGCTGGGTACTGGAAAGCCACAGGCAAAGATAGGGAAGTGTACAGTGCCTCAACCGGAGCTCTTTTGGGAATGAAAAAAACCCTTGTTTTCTACAAGGGCAGGGCACCCCGTGGAGAGAAGACCAAGTGGGTCATGCATGAGTACCGCTTGGACGGTGACTTCTCCTGCCGCCCCTCCTGCAAGGTAATGGGCCCCACCGCCACACGTGCGCCGTGGGAATCTCATCTCAATCAACTTGTTTGTCGCTTTCTGGGTTTGACTTGTTATGTTTATACGATATATATTGTGGAACTGATCATCTGCAATTGATAAGGAGGGTATGGTGGTATTATGGTGTTGCGTGCATGACGATTTGACAACTTTCACCTTATTGTTAACCACTAGAGCAAGCAGGGTAGTTTTTGATGTGATTGGTTTGGTTTTTCACTCCATCACTGTTATATGGCTGTCAGTACGTAGCAGTTACCATTTCTACATTTAATTATTCTTACAAAGCTGCTTCACCTTCGACCACCGTTTTCATAATTAGTAGTTAATTAACCTGTTAATGCACTAATTAGAAAGAAGGCTAAACCATGCACCCGCGAAACATGTTCCTAAGTCCAAACTAAATGGTTCTAATATAACCTGCTTTGTTTGTGCTTAAATCTTCTTGTCCTTGTTACCACTTAAGATGGTTTTTTTTGTAGGAAGAATGGGTGATTTGCAGAATATTTCATAAAACAAGTGAGAAGAATGTTCCAAAGTCTAAACTAAATGATTCTAACATAACCTGCTTTGTTTGTGCTTAAATATTCTTTCCCTTGTTACCACTtaatatggttttttttttttttgtaggaaGAATGGGTGATTTGCAGAATATTTCATAAAACAAGTGAGAAGAAGAATGCCCTTGCTCAAGGTCAAAGCTATGTACTGGCAATGTCTTCGTCTTCAACAACTTTCTTGCCTCCGTTGCTTGAAACTCCGACACCGTTGTTAAAATCTGAGTCTCAAACTCTAATGCAAGCTCACAACTCTTTTTTGATTCACCGCCATGAAAATGACCTGAAAAGCCTGATAAACCCAGTTGTCTCAGAGTCACAATCCCAATCCCAGCTCTTCCCATCTAATGGGTTCCAACCCTCCTTTTCACCCACTTCCACTTTTGCCACAACCGACAAGAACGCTGTGACAAACACCACCTCATCAGCAGCTATGCTCTTCAAGTCCCTACTCTCACATCAAGATTGCTTATTTAAGGAACAAGCTGCTTTTCCCAAACAGTGTAAGGCAGAGGCTGATTTTTCCTATTTAAATCTGCCTGCTGCCAACAACACCTTGAACTGGATGGATAGGATTCATCCCAGCCCACCATGTCAAAACCCTTTGTTCTTCGACATGGATTATAGCGTGTTGGGGTTTGCTGAAGGTGTTAGGGGCACTGCTCGGGGGGACACTAACGCACATGACATGTCCACTTCAATTGCCATTCATACGGCCAGCGGTCAGATGATTTTAAATCCTCCCACCACCACAGCCTCTGGAGAATCCGGGCCGCTAGATtgataaaatcttaaatattgTTAAGAATAGGATTCCTACTATCTAACTATGTCCATATCAGTAGATTGGGTGATGAGTTTTAATCGTTACATTTACGTTTACGTGTATCTGGAGCAGAATTTAGTATTTATCAGCTCTAATGAATATTGTTCTACTTACCTTTGTATTGTAGAACCTGCAGCCCGCTCTGCCAACAGCTTTTCTTAAAATtgtgataaaagaaaaaaccaaaagCTGCTGCCGTTCCAGATGTACGCTTGAAGAGCTGCAATATAAAATTCGGTTGGAGTGTGAGACAAgggcaaagaaaaagaaaaagctcgAATTGAATTATCgctaattgatttaataaaaaagttcaACTGAAATTTGTGCATGTGTTTTTTtgttcaaaacaaatttaaaatattaaaaaatttcatgactatttatttttctgtttaattcaaaaaagtttaaaagaaataaaagaaccaaaaaaaatataataacaaacattacattataaacattaaatttttactattctttgtttaaattttttcttttgactttttaaagcttaattttaagtttttcaaatatttttagttttcatatttttttcaagctcattgtcaaaatatttataaaaatattaatttttatatgttggACTTATATAAAGTATTAGATATTTCTTTTCTTGGGCCTATAATATACtcgtttaatttaattaatgatgtaatttcaaacaaaattaatgGATTACTGAAATGctcaaaaacatttaattcatctgaccaattaatcgaattaatttaatttaatagataaattcaattaaaaccaaaacaagAAAATGCACAAAGCAAATGAGTGAGCAGCGAGGGTAAGGTTTTGTTTGATGGGATGGGATGAAATGAAAGGTGTTTACAATGTTTGACGTCACTTATAGGCTATAAGTAGCCTTCTGGGGATGGGGGAATAGGGTGTTTTGGGCATTGTACCTTGTACCTAAAGTTAGTAGGGGCATTGTGTAGGGAGACAAGAGGTTTTGGGCATGGATGATGGATATATCATGCATTTATGAGGTATTAGTCATTATTGGATTAGAATAGTGGATGTCATCATCAATTTCTTGAGCTATTAGACGTAGATTCACTTGtcttcattcattttctttttcactctctTCTTCGGCTCCCTGAAATGCATGCAAGGAAAACAGATAAAAAAGCTGATTCATTGAAGATTTACTGAATTTGAAACCAATGATCTATTGGCTATTCAACGTACGTTCATCAGTAATTGAATGCACCGACGTCTGAAATTTAACTTTTACCATAAACCATTTTTGTTTTAGATATTGATTTACCATAACCATCCAGTAAAAATTGCAAACTCCAATTGATGGTGGAAATACCCTTTCCGTCCTTGTTCGTTCTTTGTTGTACGTCATCCTTACTCTTTCTGTCTTTCTTTTAAATCTTACCTTAAATATATTTCCCCTttcttttcacttaaaattttcaaaatattggcataaaaaaattaaaatatcttttttcaatatataaaaaattaaaaaacattgtTTGATGTAATACaattatttctaataattttaactgttatttaataaaatataatttattattaaattttaattatacattaaattatcaatacattctaaactaatatttttaatagtcattttataCTTTCATCTCACTACCACAGTTACgattaaatctaaatacataTACCACCATTGAATTTAATCTCACTACTATAATATTCAGTCTTACCGCTaccactatttttaatttcaccaAAAGCAAAACACATCACCTATCCAAAGGAAACCTTAAAGGTGATAACAATGAACTAAACATCTACAAACTCATCTTTGTCCAAGGAGAAACATATTATGCTCCCTTTCGTGTTAGGATGGCAATGGAGTGGGGTGAGGGCAAATGTTACTAAATTCATCGCCATTTCACAATTGATGCACTTTACTCCACCACTCATCCCACAATATTATagatatataatcttaaaaaCCACTAACACGAATGTTAGATGTATCCATCCTCACCCCATCCTGCTCtaccttaattt
This sequence is a window from Gossypium raimondii isolate GPD5lz chromosome 5, ASM2569854v1, whole genome shotgun sequence. Protein-coding genes within it:
- the LOC105770124 gene encoding SWI/SNF complex subunit SWI3B, producing the protein MAEKSPVKEAASSESIPISNSNQLKPSPQLPSKFSSQTAPNSEVPSTPTSRPPSADADVVYVPSYSRWFSWDKIDSCESRFLPEFFDGRSASKGPSLYIYYRNSIIKLFRENPSRKITFTDVRKTLVGDVGSIRRVFDFLDHWGLINYSASSALSKPSKDTGSNIKSSDSPSVESPSSAAPTSKHSSNSRRICGACKSLCTIACFVCDKYDSTLCARCYVRGNFRVGLSNADFRRVEITDEAKADWSEKETLLLLEAIMHYGDDWKKVAQHVGGRTDKDCVAHFVKLPFGEEYLGHPLSNDDESGFETNKRMCLTPLADASNPIMAQAAFLSALAGVEIAEAAAQAAVSVLSQVDDITASRVGSGSLERNSKQETEISSNGDTNQNALERAAYADANSLLDKEEQDIERAITGITEVQMKEIQDKFLRFEEMDLQTEKERQQLESMKNLLFIDQLNLSFRRNYT
- the LOC105768811 gene encoding protein CUP-SHAPED COTYLEDON 3; the encoded protein is MLAVEEILSELAEEEVNGHGLPPGFRFHPTDEELVTFYLASKVFHGSFCGVEIAEVDLNRCEPWELPDVAKMGEREWYFFSLRDRKYPSGLRTNRATGAGYWKATGKDREVYSASTGALLGMKKTLVFYKGRAPRGEKTKWVMHEYRLDGDFSCRPSCKEEWVICRIFHKTSEKKNALAQGQSYVLAMSSSSTTFLPPLLETPTPLLKSESQTLMQAHNSFLIHRHENDLKSLINPVVSESQSQSQLFPSNGFQPSFSPTSTFATTDKNAVTNTTSSAAMLFKSLLSHQDCLFKEQAAFPKQCKAEADFSYLNLPAANNTLNWMDRIHPSPPCQNPLFFDMDYSVLGFAEGVRGTARGDTNAHDMSTSIAIHTASGQMILNPPTTTASGESGPLD